One genomic window of Camelina sativa cultivar DH55 chromosome 5, Cs, whole genome shotgun sequence includes the following:
- the LOC104785480 gene encoding geranylgeranyl transferase type-1 subunit beta → MSETAVSIDWDRSKSEDEDDDEEEEEEYSSPVQSFPGPLPPPSANFEKDRHLVYLEMMYELLPYHYQSQEINRLTLAHFIISGLHFLGARDRVDKDVVAKWVLSFQAMPSNRVSLKDGEFYGFFGSRSSQFPIDENGDFLTHNSSHLASTYCALAILKVTGHDLSTIDSELLLLSMKNLQQDDGSFMPIHIGGETDLRFVYCAAAICYMLDNWSGMDKEKAKNYILNCQSYDGGFGLIPGSESHGGATYCAIASLRLMGFIGVDLLSNDSSSSVIEPSLLLNWCLQRQANDGGFQGRTNKPSDTCYAFWIGAVLKLIGGDALIDKIALRKFLLSCQSKYGGFSKFPGQLPDLYHSYYGYTAFSLLEEPSLSPLCPELGLPLLAASGI, encoded by the exons ATGTCAGAGACCGCCGTGTCAATCGATTGGGATCGATCTAAGTCggaagatgaagacgatgatgaagaagaagaagaagagtattcGTCGCCGGTGCAATCTTTTCCGGGGCCACTGCCACCGCCGTCGGCAAATTTCGAGAAAGATCGACACTTGGTGTATTTGGAGATGATGTACGAGTTGCTTCCGTACCATTACCAATCTCAGGAGATCAATCGTCTTACCCTCGCTCACTTCATTATCTCCGGTCTTCACTTTCTCGGCGCTAGAGATCGT GTTGACAAAGATGTTGTTGCAAAGTGGGTTTTGTCATTCCAGGCCATGCCTAGTAACAGAGTTTCACTTAAAGATG GAGAGTTTTATGGGTTCTTTGGTTCAAGGAGTTCTCAGTTTCCCATAGATGAGAATGGG GATTTCTTAACTCATAACAGTAGTCACTTGGCAAGCACTTACTGTGCATTGGCCATTCTGAAGGTCACTGGACATGATCTCTCGACCATTGACTCTGAGTTGTTATTGTTGTCCATGAAAAACCTCCAACAGGATGATGGAAG CTTCATGCCTATCCATATTGGAGGTGAAACTGATCTTCGATTTGTATATTGTGCTG CTGCAATTTGTTACATGCTGGATAATTGGAGTGGAATGGACAAAGAGAAGGCTAAGAACTACATATTAAACTGTCAG TCATATGATGGTGGCTTTGGGCTGATCCCTGGTTCTGAGTCTCATG GTGGTGCTACTTACTGTGCTATTGCGTCCCTTCGGTTGATGGGATTTATTGGAGTTGATTTATTATCAAACGATTCATCCAGTTCAGTCATAGAACCTTCATTGCTTCTAAACTGGTGCCTACAG CGACAAGCAAATGATGGTGGGTTTCAAGGTAGGACTAACAAGCCAAGTGACACATGCTATGCATTTTG GATTGGAGCTGTCCTTAAACTCATAGGAGGCGATGCATTGATCGACAAAATTGCTCTACGCAAGTTTTTACTGAGTTGTCAGTCTAAG TATGGTGGATTCAGTAAATTCCCAGGACAGTTACCGGACCTGTATCATTCATACTACGGTTACACGGCTTTTAGCCTCTTGGAGGAACCAAGCTTAAGTCCTCTATGTCCTGAGCTAGGGTTACCTCTTCTTGCAGCCTCGGGAATTTGA
- the LOC104785479 gene encoding uncharacterized protein LOC104785479, whose product MRSLSSVGLALSIVFGCLLLALLAELYYLLWCKKRSTPTRPDFRNDYSTPGTRELLLIFCCSSTTNPSSSSSPSSFSNPKPIGTEQVQSLPSDDGFGNVCGPGHVPRFLFTIMEETVEEMESEDGVVSTKGKSLNDLFLNMESGAITPPYLTPRASPSLFTPPLTPSLMESCNGSRKEEISSFFESSSDAEFNRLVRSSPLSSSHSPSSSSSSPLSRFKFLRDAEEKLYKKKVMEIAETE is encoded by the coding sequence atgagatcTCTGAGCAGTGTTGGACTTGCTCTAAGCATAGTCTTTGGTTGTTTGCTATTAGCTCTTCTCGCTGAGCTTTATTACTTGCTTTGGTGCAAGAAGAGGTCGACGCCGACGAGGCCTGACTTTCGAAATGACTATTCTACCCCTGGAACCAGAGAGCTTCTCTTAATCTTCTGTTGCAGTAGTACCAcaaacccttcttcttcttcatctccttcttctttctcaaaccCTAAGCCCATTGGAACTGAACAAGTACAGTCTCTTCCTTCTGATGATGGGTTTGGGAATGTGTGTGGTCCAGGGCATGTGCCGAGGTTTCTGTTCACAATCATGGAGGAAACAGTAGAGGAGATGGAAAGTGAAGATGGGGtggtttccacaaaaggaaagagtttgaatGATTTGTTTCTTAATATGGAAAGTGGTGCCATTACTCCTCCATATCTTACTCCTCGTGCTTCACCTTCGTTGTTCACGCCTCCTTTAACTCCGTCACTAATGGAGTCTTGTAATGGTAGTAGAAAAGAAGAGATCTCGAGTTTCTTTGAGTCATCGTCTGATGCTGAGTTCAATAGGCTAGTGAGATCATCGCCATTGTCATCATCGcattcaccatcatcatcgtcatcttcgCCATTGTCGAGATTCAAGTTCTTAAGAGACGCAGAGGAGAAGCTTTACAAGAAGAAAGTGATGGAGATTGCAGAAACCGAGTGA